A region from the Pelecanus crispus isolate bPelCri1 chromosome 11, bPelCri1.pri, whole genome shotgun sequence genome encodes:
- the LOC142594532 gene encoding nucleoside diphosphate kinase, mitochondrial, with translation MGSLGRCLARSLLRGQPGLSPPPGPRCYGSAPPELQEKTLVLVKPDAVQRRLVGNVIQRFERRGFKLVAMKLLQADQGLLDKHYQQLRQKPFYPALLAYMTSGPLVAMVWEGYNVVRSTRAMVGDTDSAAAAAGTIRGDFSMHVSRNVVHASDSVETARQEIGFWFQRDELVAWESGDRDYTYGP, from the exons ATGGGCTCCCTGGGGCGCTGCCTGGCCCGGAGCCTGCTGCGGGGGCAGCCGggcctgagccccccccccgggccccgctgctACGGCTCCG CCcccccagagctgcaggagaagaCGCTGGTGCTGGTGAAGCCCGACGCAGTGCAGCGGCGGCTGGTGGGGAACGTCATCCAGCGCTTTGAGAGGCGCGGCTTCAAGCTGGTGGCCATGAAGCTGCTCCAG GCGGACCAGGGTCTCCTGGACAAGCACTACCAGCAGCTGCGGCAGAAGCCCTTCTACCCTGCGCTCCTCGCCTACATGACCTCGGGGCCACTGGTGGCCATG GTGTGGGAGGGCTACAACGTGGTCAGGTCCACGCGGGCCATGGTGGGGGACACCGATtcggcagcggcagcagcaggcaccaTCCGGGGAGACTTCAGCATGCACGTCAGCAG GAACGTGGTCCACGCCAGTGACTCAGTGGAGACGGCCCGGCAGGAGATCGGCTTCTGGTTCCAGCGGGATGAGCTGGTGGCCTGGGAGAGCGGAGACCGGGACTACACCTATGGACCCTAG
- the DECR2 gene encoding peroxisomal 2,4-dienoyl-CoA reductase [(3E)-enoyl-CoA-producing] isoform X1 yields the protein MAEAAAASRPPPDVDTDDCLREYRHLFSPDILAGQVAFITGGGSGIGFRIAEIFMRHGCRTVIASRNLQRVLEASQKLVAATGQQCLPLSVDVRQPQTIVAAVDEALKEFKQIDILVNGAAGNFLCPASALSFNAFKTVIDIDTIGTFNTSKVLFEKYFRDHGGVIVNITATLSYRGQALQVHAGTAKAAIDAMTRHLAVEWGPNNIRVNSLAPGPITGTEGYRRLGGKFAEEASQFDMIPLQRAGNKTEIAHSTLYLASPLSSYVTGTTLVVDGGSWLTSANNFPALLDFWAAGANKNQ from the exons atggcggAGGCCGCAGCAGcctcccggccgccgccggACGTGGACACCGACGACTGCCTCCGCGAGTACCGCCACCTCTTCAGCCCCGACATCCTGGC GGGCCAGGTGGCGTTCATCACCGGCGGCGGCTCGGGCATCGGCTTCCGCATCGCCGAGATCTTCATGAG GCATGGCTGCCGGACGGTCATTGCAAGCCGGAACCTGCAGCGAGTGTTGGAG gcCTCTCAAAAGCTGGTGGCAGCCACAGGCCAGCAGTGCCTGCCTCTGTCTGTAGATGTCAGGCAGCCCCAAACCATTGTGGCAGCAGTGGATGAGGCACTGAAAGAGTTCAAGCAGATTGACATCCTTGTTAACG GTGCTGCGGGAAACTTTTTGTGCCCAGCCAGCGCCCTGTCCTTCAATGCCTTCAAGACAGTGATAGATATTGACACCATTGGCACCTTCAACACCTCCAAAGTCCTCTTTGAGAAATATTTCCGG gaCCATGGTGGCGTCATCGTTAACATTACTGCAACCCTGAGCTACCGAGGGCAGGCCCTCCAGGTGCATGCTGGTACTGCTAAGGCTGCGATAG ATGCCATGACCCGTCACCTTGCTGTGGAGTGGGGACCCAACAACATCCGAGTGAACAGCTTGGCACCGGGCCCCATTACAGGCACCGAGGGCTACCGGCGGCTGG GTGGAAAATTTGCTGAGGAAGCAAGCCAGTTCGACATGATCCCCCTCCAGCGTGCAGGGAACAAGACGGAGATTGCCCACAGCACGCTGTACCTGGCGAGCCCCCTCTCCTCCTACGTGACGGGCACCACCCTGGTCGTGGATGGTGGGAGCTGGCTGACCTCTGCCAACAACTTCCCTGCCTTGCTGG atttctgggctgcaggagcaaaCAAAAATCAGTGA
- the DECR2 gene encoding peroxisomal 2,4-dienoyl-CoA reductase [(3E)-enoyl-CoA-producing] isoform X2 — protein sequence MAEAAAASRPPPDVDTDDCLREYRHLFSPDILAGQVAFITGGGSGIGFRIAEIFMRHGCRTVIASRNLQRVLEASQKLVAATGQQCLPLSVDVRQPQTIVAAVDEALKEFKQIDILVNGAAGNFLCPASALSFNAFKTVIDIDTIGTFNTSKVLFEKYFRDHGGVIVNITATLSYRGQALQVHAGTAKAAIDAMTRHLAVEWGPNNIRVNSLAPGPITGTEGYRRLGGKFAEEASQFDMIPLQRAGNKTEIAHSTLYLASPLSSYVTGTTLVVDGGSWLTSANNFPALLGIASSSAKL from the exons atggcggAGGCCGCAGCAGcctcccggccgccgccggACGTGGACACCGACGACTGCCTCCGCGAGTACCGCCACCTCTTCAGCCCCGACATCCTGGC GGGCCAGGTGGCGTTCATCACCGGCGGCGGCTCGGGCATCGGCTTCCGCATCGCCGAGATCTTCATGAG GCATGGCTGCCGGACGGTCATTGCAAGCCGGAACCTGCAGCGAGTGTTGGAG gcCTCTCAAAAGCTGGTGGCAGCCACAGGCCAGCAGTGCCTGCCTCTGTCTGTAGATGTCAGGCAGCCCCAAACCATTGTGGCAGCAGTGGATGAGGCACTGAAAGAGTTCAAGCAGATTGACATCCTTGTTAACG GTGCTGCGGGAAACTTTTTGTGCCCAGCCAGCGCCCTGTCCTTCAATGCCTTCAAGACAGTGATAGATATTGACACCATTGGCACCTTCAACACCTCCAAAGTCCTCTTTGAGAAATATTTCCGG gaCCATGGTGGCGTCATCGTTAACATTACTGCAACCCTGAGCTACCGAGGGCAGGCCCTCCAGGTGCATGCTGGTACTGCTAAGGCTGCGATAG ATGCCATGACCCGTCACCTTGCTGTGGAGTGGGGACCCAACAACATCCGAGTGAACAGCTTGGCACCGGGCCCCATTACAGGCACCGAGGGCTACCGGCGGCTGG GTGGAAAATTTGCTGAGGAAGCAAGCCAGTTCGACATGATCCCCCTCCAGCGTGCAGGGAACAAGACGGAGATTGCCCACAGCACGCTGTACCTGGCGAGCCCCCTCTCCTCCTACGTGACGGGCACCACCCTGGTCGTGGATGGTGGGAGCTGGCTGACCTCTGCCAACAACTTCCCTGCCTTGCTGGGTATTGCTTCATCCTCTGCTAAACTCTAG